The Methanohalophilus portucalensis DNA window GTTTGATATGAATGTCTCGATTCTCTCAAGAGCTTCCTTAATGTCTTCTCTGGAGGCTGCATATGCACATCTTAGGTATCCATTTCCTGCCCTGCCGAATACATCACCGGGTATGGTAACAACCTGTTGCTGTTCAAGCAGTCTTTCAGCAAATTGTTCCGATGTCAGGCCTGTGGACGCAACTGATGGAAATGCGTAAAAAGCCCCGCCCGGATTGAAGCATTCCAGGCCTATATTATTGAATCCTTTGACAATAAGTCTGCGACGCCGGTTATATTCATTGACCATTTTCTCTACTTCTTCTTCACCATTCTTGAGGGCCTCTATAGCTCCTACCTGTGCGGTTATGGGGGCACAAAGCATGCTGTACTGGTGTATGCGCATCATGGCTGCTAACACCGGTGCAGGGGCAAGTGCATAGGCCATTCTAAAACCGGTCATCGAATATGCCTTGGAAAACCCATTGAGGACTATGGTGCGTTGCCTCATGCCATCCAGGGAGGCAAAACACGTATGCTGTGTGTCATAGGTCATCCTTTCATAGACTTCATCCGAGATGACCATTATATCATGTTCTTCCACAATGTCTGCGATGGGTTCCAGTTCCTTTTTATCCATCACGGCTCCGGTGGGATTGTTTGGATAATTGAGCAGGATGGCTTTGGTTTTCGGAGTGATTGCTTTTTTCAGATTTTCCGAAGTAAGCTTGAACTCGTCTTCCCTGCATGTTTGTACGGCAACCGGGTTTCCGCCTGCAAAAATGATTGCAGGTGCATAGGCAACGTAAGAGGGCTCCACAATTATGATCTCATCACCCGGGTCGGTAATGGCACGCACAGCCAAATCCAGTGCTTCACTTACTCCCGATGTCACCAGTATTTCGGATGTAGGGTCGTAGTATAATCCTTGCTTCTGGGTGTACATCCTGGATATTTCGTCCCTGAGTTCTACAAGTCCATAGTTGGATGTATAGGACGTTTCTCCCTGTTCCAGTGAATGAATGCAGGCTTCCCGGATGTGCCAGGGAGTAATATAATCGGGCTCTCCAACTCCGAGGGATATAATGTCCTCATTGTCGGAGACCATGTCAAAAAAGCGGCGGATCCCCGAAGGGGGTACTCTGTCCAGATAACTGGCTACAAAGCGTGAAGTGTCTGTCAGTTCTCATACCTCCTTTAGGGGGAAACCGGCAGACGTTTTACATGTTCGGGCTCTTCCATAATCAACCCGTCTTCTTTGTAGGTCTTGAGTACGAAATGGGTGGCGGTGTTATGCACCTGTTCCAGAGTGGCTATCTTTTCTGCAACAAAAAAAGCGACCTGCTTCATGGATTTGCCACGGACCGTAAGGGCTATGTCATGTTCTCCTGAAAGAAGTCTGACAGAACGCACTTCGGGGAAACGGTACAGCCTTTCTGCGATACCCTGGTATCCCTGTTTGCGTTCCAGTGTTACCTTCAGTTCAATGATCGCATAGACATAATCTTCCCCGGCAAGTTCCCAGTCAATCACTGTTTTATATTTGCGGATTATCTTTGCTTTTTCAAGCTGATGGATTCGCTTCTGGACTTCTTCCGGGGTCATGTCAACAAGGGCGGAGATGTCCTCATAGCTTGATCTGGCATCATTTTCCAGTATCTCCAATATGTCCCTTGTTTGCCTGTCCATGCTCTTTGAGCCACCTGTATTTTTGTTTATTTTGTAAGAATTGCGTTGACAACGCCATCCTGGCCCGGACGACTGGTGATCCTGGCATCTCCAAGTTCGGTCTTGATGATGCTTCCCTTTGTTAGTATGTTACGCCTGACGTAGTGCTCGTTGGCTTCATTGTCGGTAACATTCTCTATTGTGACTGCTGCTGTCTTGCCGGTAGAGGGATCGGTGACATTGGCAATTTTTTCCTGAAGGAGTTTTACTTTGTGGCAGCCGCCCCTTGTCTTTACGGATTTCCTTCTTGTTTCTGCGACATGTGTTTCTGCAGGTTCACTGCCGATTTCATATTTCCTCTTTCCGCGTGCTGTTTTTCTCTTGGCAGCTGTGGCCGTTCTCTTTGATCTTCCCTGGGATATCATGATTGGAACCTCTGTTTTGTGATTTAAGTATAATACTAAGCTTTGCTATTAGGAGAGTTCATTAATTGTAATATTGTATATGAACCTTTCGAATATAGACTTCTCACGGGTTTGGATAATCATAAATAATGCTTTTACTTATGATATTTATTATGCTTCGTGTAGTGTTCCTTGGTACCGGGGGAGCTCTCCCAACTGTGAACAGGAATCCCTCTTCCATTCTGGTCAACAGGGAGGGGGAGTTGCTCCTTTTTGATTGCGGGGAGGGGACCCAGCAGCAAATGATGCGTGCCAGGACTGGCATGATGTCCCTCTCTTCTATATTCATTACACATTTTCATGCAGATCATGTGCTGGGAATTCCTGGCCTTTTGCAAACTCTTTCTTTCCACGGCAGGGATGCTCCACTGACTATATATGGTCCTGCCTGGGTGGAACAATTTGTAAAATTGGTATCACTACTTGGCTACTGCCGATTGAATTTTGAGATTAAAGCAGTACCTCTCGAAGCCGGGGACACTGTCCAACGGGAAGGTTATGTGATTAATGCAATTGCAAGTGAGCACAGTGTTCCTTCTCTTGCCTATTCTCTTGTGGAAAATGACCGCCCGGGCAAATTTGACCGCCGTCATGCTGAAGAGCTGGGTGTACCCGTAGGCCCCCTTTTTTCCCGTCTCCAGAAAGGTGAATCTGTAGAAGTAAATGGCAGGGTCATCTATCCCAATGAAGTAATAGGTCCTTCCCGTAAGGGGCGCAAACTCATCTATACCGGTGATACTCGCCCGTGTGAGGCAATTATTAAAGCAAGTAAAAACGCTGATGTCTTAATTCATGATGGGACACTTGCACAGGAAAAAGCAGATTGGGCCTGTGAATCACTGCATTCTACAGCAAAAGAGGCCGCAGACGTGGCACAAAAAGCAGAGGTACAGCGGCTCATCCTGACCCATATCAGCTCGAGGTATACTGACGATTCTTCAGTACTTCTGGAGGAGGCAAAAGAAGTTTTCGAAAATACCTGTGTGGCAGATGACCTGATGGAATTTGAAGTTCCCTATGGGAAACAATGAGTGAAGCACTCACGTGCCTTTAAATGAAGGTCCAATCGATTTTCTCATCATTTTTGTTGTAAAGGGTAACTTCGGCCTGCATCTCTTCCATCTGGCTGGGTAATTCCCTGACTCCCAGGTAGAGGGTATCCCCGGGTTTCAAATCCCTCTTAGGATCAGTGCGGGCAAAATAAACATTCCCTCCACTTTTTATCTCTTTGACCATCACTCCTTTCCATTTCAGGTTGTTTATTATGTTGACAACTTTGCACTCGAACCTGTCTGATTCTTCTATTTCTGTCACTTTGTCACCTCTTTTCAGGCGTAAAGGTGGGTATTTGTTTCCTTTTTCTGCAACCCGGATGCAGCTTTTTCAAAATAATGTGCTTCAACTTTTTCCATGTCGTCCATTATTGCATGGTGAAGGGCACTTTTGAGGACTTTTTCCACAATGTCTCTTCCTGAAAGGCCGTTGGTCAGTTTTGCAAGTTCACCTACGTTAGCTTCAGCTTTTATGGGGAATGTCTGTAGATTGAGTTCGATTATTTCTTTTCTTTCCTCTTTGCCAGGAAGTACAAACTCGATCTCCTCTTCAAAACGGCTTCTTACTGCGCCGTCAAGTACTGCTGTCCTGTTTGTGGCACAGATGGTGCACACTCCATCTCTCTGGCTGATACCGTCCATTTCGGTTAGCAGGGCGTTGACGATTTCGGCTACATCGCCCCTGAGTTCCTGGTATCGCCTATCAAGGGCAATGGCATCCAGTTCGTCTATGAAAATAATGCTGGGTGCAAGTTCGCCGGCTCTTTCATACAGCTGATGTATCTGGCGGGAGCCTTCTCCTACAAATTCTCCTATAAGTTGTGTGGCTTTGACCGGGAGGAATGCCACATCAGTTTTATTTGCAAGGGCTTTTGCGACCATGGTTTTCCCTGTACCTGATGGTCCATGGAACAGGATGTTGCGAGGTGCCCATTTGCCAAATCTTTCCGGCTCTTCCAAATATCTCTCGATGAGCTTGCATTTGCGTTTTGCTTTAACCTGTCCGACGATATCATCAAATGCAACTTCCACGGGATATTCAATATCCGTTTTTTCCTTCTCTTCCTGATTCACTACAATTGTTGTGGACTGGCCTATTATTGTAGCTTCGGGCCTTACTTCCTGGATTCTGTACGCAAAATCAGGGAACATTCTGTGATCAAAGAGGTAATCGTTTTTTCGGGCAATGTAACCATTCCATTGCATTCTCGCATAACATTCGAAAAGTTCGGGTTCTTCGATGCGTGGATATTCTTCAATAATTCCACAGAGGGGGTAACCAATAGGTTGCAAAATTACAATTTCTGCAGTAGATTCTTTTGCCTCGATTGCTTCCTGGGGTATTTTTTTCAGACTGGGACGTTGTGCGGATCTTGCCATATTTTCTCCTTTAGGTCATATGGGTCGTGTTGCAGTATTAAAGTTTATCCATAAGATTTTACTGTAAAATTAAATTTTAGATGGTCGGTTGAAGAAAGTAATAACTTTCTGCCACTTTCGGATGTATTATTACTGCTTTATATTGATTAGATGGATGAACTTATATGTATTCTCTTTCTTTGTATACTAATTTATTTGGTTATATTTATATCAGATAATTTTTCTATATATTCATCCATGA harbors:
- a CDS encoding aminotransferase class I/II-fold pyridoxal phosphate-dependent enzyme: MVSDNEDIISLGVGEPDYITPWHIREACIHSLEQGETSYTSNYGLVELRDEISRMYTQKQGLYYDPTSEILVTSGVSEALDLAVRAITDPGDEIIIVEPSYVAYAPAIIFAGGNPVAVQTCREDEFKLTSENLKKAITPKTKAILLNYPNNPTGAVMDKKELEPIADIVEEHDIMVISDEVYERMTYDTQHTCFASLDGMRQRTIVLNGFSKAYSMTGFRMAYALAPAPVLAAMMRIHQYSMLCAPITAQVGAIEALKNGEEEVEKMVNEYNRRRRLIVKGFNNIGLECFNPGGAFYAFPSVASTGLTSEQFAERLLEQQQVVTIPGDVFGRAGNGYLRCAYAASREDIKEALERIETFISNI
- a CDS encoding Lrp/AsnC family transcriptional regulator, whose amino-acid sequence is MDRQTRDILEILENDARSSYEDISALVDMTPEEVQKRIHQLEKAKIIRKYKTVIDWELAGEDYVYAIIELKVTLERKQGYQGIAERLYRFPEVRSVRLLSGEHDIALTVRGKSMKQVAFFVAEKIATLEQVHNTATHFVLKTYKEDGLIMEEPEHVKRLPVSP
- a CDS encoding 30S ribosomal protein S8e, translated to MISQGRSKRTATAAKRKTARGKRKYEIGSEPAETHVAETRRKSVKTRGGCHKVKLLQEKIANVTDPSTGKTAAVTIENVTDNEANEHYVRRNILTKGSIIKTELGDARITSRPGQDGVVNAILTK
- a CDS encoding ribonuclease Z, which gives rise to MLRVVFLGTGGALPTVNRNPSSILVNREGELLLFDCGEGTQQQMMRARTGMMSLSSIFITHFHADHVLGIPGLLQTLSFHGRDAPLTIYGPAWVEQFVKLVSLLGYCRLNFEIKAVPLEAGDTVQREGYVINAIASEHSVPSLAYSLVENDRPGKFDRRHAEELGVPVGPLFSRLQKGESVEVNGRVIYPNEVIGPSRKGRKLIYTGDTRPCEAIIKASKNADVLIHDGTLAQEKADWACESLHSTAKEAADVAQKAEVQRLILTHISSRYTDDSSVLLEEAKEVFENTCVADDLMEFEVPYGKQ
- a CDS encoding AAA family ATPase, whose amino-acid sequence is MARSAQRPSLKKIPQEAIEAKESTAEIVILQPIGYPLCGIIEEYPRIEEPELFECYARMQWNGYIARKNDYLFDHRMFPDFAYRIQEVRPEATIIGQSTTIVVNQEEKEKTDIEYPVEVAFDDIVGQVKAKRKCKLIERYLEEPERFGKWAPRNILFHGPSGTGKTMVAKALANKTDVAFLPVKATQLIGEFVGEGSRQIHQLYERAGELAPSIIFIDELDAIALDRRYQELRGDVAEIVNALLTEMDGISQRDGVCTICATNRTAVLDGAVRSRFEEEIEFVLPGKEERKEIIELNLQTFPIKAEANVGELAKLTNGLSGRDIVEKVLKSALHHAIMDDMEKVEAHYFEKAASGLQKKETNTHLYA